One stretch of Labrus bergylta chromosome 24, fLabBer1.1, whole genome shotgun sequence DNA includes these proteins:
- the LOC110005816 gene encoding signal transducer and activator of transcription 1-alpha/beta-like — protein MSLPVVVISNVCQLPSGWASILWYNMLTSEPRNLKFFLSPPQAKWCQLSEVLSWQFSSVTKRGLNQEQLNMLADKLLGAKAKRNPEGQIPWTKLCKVSPIQPEI, from the exons ATGTCCCTGCCTGTTGTTGTTATCTCTAACGTCTGTCAGCTGCCCAGCGGCTGGGCCTCCATCCTCTGGTACAACATGCTGACCTCCGAGCCCAGG aATCTGAAGTTCTTCCTCAGCCCTCCGCAGGCCAAGTGGTGTCAGCTGTCCGAGGTCCTCAGCTGGCAGTTCTCCTCCGTCACCAAGCGAGGCCTGAACCAGGAGCAGCTCAACATGCTGGCTGACAAACTGCTCG GAGCCAAAGCCAAGAGGAACCCAGAGGGACAAATCCCCTGGACCAAGTTGTGCAAGGTGAGCCCCATTCAGCCTGAGATTTAA